One window from the genome of Candidatus Sulfotelmatobacter sp. encodes:
- a CDS encoding bifunctional response regulator/alkaline phosphatase family protein has protein sequence MSERPPRRILWADDEIDMLRPHIKFLEQKGFEVTPVRNGEDALTEIGHSRFDVVLIDEMMPGLGGLATLDRLKERDVSLPVILITKSEEERLMEEAIGKHITDYLIKPVNPSQVFLACKRVFDTQKIQDSQRARDYVGEMQHWQLLDRRRLDWAGWVDLAVDVARWDVGLDGAPEAGLQQAHGDFRRSLNIDFGRFIEDHYPAWVHDATPEATNRPMLSTDVVRHAVVPHLQSGRRVMFIVIDCMRLDQWFTLEPLLEDWFEVKREYYCSILPTATPYSRNAIFSGLLPAELHKRHPDLWQESSNDERTKNRFERQLLDLQLERLKVTPAKGTKYIKVYEAEEAQNTRRQINSFAGLSLVSMVFNFLDILAHGRSDSDILQELAPDEAAFRAVMKAWFVHSPLYEIFQALANQDCAVVVTTDHGSVLGRRAALVHGNRETSTNLRYKFGINLNTDPKQAVIVRRPLDFMLPDDGLNKNYVLAREDYYFVYPTRFHEYERQYRGSFQHGGISLEEMVLPLMTLTSRRG, from the coding sequence ACGGCGAGGACGCCCTGACCGAGATCGGGCACTCCCGATTCGACGTGGTGCTGATCGACGAGATGATGCCGGGGCTCGGCGGGCTCGCCACCCTCGACCGGCTCAAGGAGCGGGACGTGAGTCTGCCGGTCATCCTCATCACCAAGAGCGAGGAAGAGCGCCTGATGGAGGAGGCGATCGGCAAGCACATCACCGACTACCTCATCAAGCCCGTCAATCCCTCGCAGGTGTTCCTGGCCTGCAAGCGCGTCTTCGACACCCAGAAGATCCAGGACTCGCAGCGGGCACGCGACTACGTCGGCGAGATGCAGCACTGGCAGCTGCTCGACCGGCGCCGGCTCGACTGGGCGGGCTGGGTGGATCTGGCGGTCGACGTGGCGCGCTGGGACGTGGGACTGGACGGGGCGCCCGAGGCCGGACTGCAGCAGGCGCACGGCGACTTCCGCCGCAGCCTCAACATCGACTTCGGGCGCTTCATCGAGGATCACTACCCGGCCTGGGTCCACGACGCGACCCCGGAGGCGACGAATCGACCGATGCTTTCGACCGACGTGGTTCGGCACGCGGTGGTCCCGCACCTCCAGTCCGGGCGGCGCGTCATGTTCATCGTGATCGATTGCATGCGGCTCGATCAGTGGTTCACGCTCGAGCCTCTGCTCGAGGACTGGTTCGAGGTGAAGCGCGAGTACTACTGTTCGATCCTGCCCACCGCGACGCCCTATTCTCGCAACGCCATCTTCTCCGGTCTGCTGCCCGCCGAATTGCACAAGCGCCATCCGGATCTGTGGCAGGAGTCGAGCAACGACGAGCGCACCAAGAATCGGTTCGAGCGGCAATTGCTGGATCTGCAGCTCGAACGCCTCAAGGTGACCCCGGCGAAGGGCACCAAGTACATCAAGGTCTACGAGGCGGAGGAAGCGCAGAACACCCGGCGCCAGATCAATTCGTTTGCGGGGCTGTCGCTGGTCTCGATGGTGTTCAACTTCCTCGACATCCTCGCGCATGGGCGCAGCGACAGCGACATCCTGCAGGAGCTGGCCCCCGACGAGGCCGCGTTCCGCGCGGTGATGAAGGCCTGGTTCGTTCACAGTCCGCTGTATGAAATCTTCCAGGCTCTCGCCAATCAGGACTGCGCCGTGGTCGTCACCACCGACCACGGCTCGGTGCTCGGCCGGCGCGCGGCGCTGGTCCACGGCAATCGCGAGACCTCCACCAATCTTCGCTACAAGTTCGGGATCAATCTCAACACCGACCCCAAGCAGGCGGTGATCGTGCGCCGGCCGCTGGATTTCATGCTGCCGGACGACGGCCTCAACAAGAACTACGTGCTGGCGCGCGAGGACTACTATTTCGTCTATCCGACCCGCTTTCACGAGTACGAGCGCCAGTATCGCGGCTCGTTCCAGCACGGCGGCATCTCGCTCGAGGAGATGGTGCTGCCGCTGATGACGCTGACCTCGCGTCGCGGGTGA